A segment of the Fibrobacter succinogenes subsp. succinogenes S85 genome:
TGGTGCTTACTTCGAATTTGAATGAATCTTGCCAGGTGCTTGGGAACCGCGGCTACCGCTATATGAATTTGAATGCGGGCGTGCTCGCCGAATCGCTTTACGTCTCCGCGCGCTTGCTCAACAAGACCGCCCGCGAAGAACATTTCTTCTACCACGACGAGCTCAAAAAACTTCTTGAAATTCCTGAAACCGAAAGCATCATCTCGACCGTGCTCATCGGAAAAAGTCCCGCGAGATAGCGGATTTTGAAACGCCCGCGCATTGTCACCCCGGCCTTAGTGCCGGGGGCGGTATTCTTGTTTTTAAGCGAATATATTGAGCATCACTGGTGTCACGAATACGGTCATCACGCCTGCGACGCCAATGGACAAACTGCTCATCGCACCCTGAACTTCTCCAATTTCCATCGCCTTTGTCGTTCCAAGTGCGTGGCTCGCTGTTCCAATGGCAACGCCTTGCGCAACCGGATTCCCGATGCGGAAAAATCTGCAAACGAGCGGTGCTGTCACGGCGCCTGTAATTCCCGTAATGACTATTGCCACAATCGTGATAGACGGAATACCGCCAATTTGCTCGGATACCACAGAACCCATCGGAATAGTGATGGACTTCGGAATGAGCGAAAGCATTAGCGTCTTGCTGATGTTGAAAATCTTGGCGCAAGCGATTATGCAGGCGATGCTTGTGATGCAACCCACGAGAATTCCCGCTAAAATCGGGAGCCAATTGTTTTTGAGAGCCTGAATGTGTCTGTACAAAGGAACGGCTAGCAGAACTGTTACAGGTCCGAGAAAGAACGAAATGTAATCGCCGCCTACTTTGTATGTTTCGTACTTGATGCCTGTGACGGTCAAAAATCCGATGATGAGAATGGTGGCGATGAGAATTGGGTTCAAAAGCGGGTTACGCCATTTGTTGCGGATGGTGACGCCAAGCTCAAAAGTGATGATTGTAAGAATAATTCCAAACATAGCGCGTTAAAGTCAATTTTTGTTTTTGTTCTTTTTGCTTAAAAGTTGAACGGTCCAGCCGGTTGTTACCATGGTTATAATCGTAATCACGATGCAGAGGAACAGCAATAGTGGCCATTGACTTTTAACGTCATCGCCGACGAGCATAAGGCCGATTGCAGGGGGCAAGAAGAAGAACGAAAGGCGTTTCAAGAAGAAATCGCTCACTTCGCGAATCTGGTCAAGTTTCACGATTTTTAGGCAAAGTAACAAGAGCAGGATGAGCATTCCGAGAATGTTGCCGGGGACGGGAATGCCCGTGTAATCATGAATGAGGT
Coding sequences within it:
- a CDS encoding LrgB family protein — translated: MFGIILTIITFELGVTIRNKWRNPLLNPILIATILIIGFLTVTGIKYETYKVGGDYISFFLGPVTVLLAVPLYRHIQALKNNWLPILAGILVGCITSIACIIACAKIFNISKTLMLSLIPKSITIPMGSVVSEQIGGIPSITIVAIVITGITGAVTAPLVCRFFRIGNPVAQGVAIGTASHALGTTKAMEIGEVQGAMSSLSIGVAGVMTVFVTPVMLNIFA
- a CDS encoding CidA/LrgA family protein, which encodes MRVFLQLALILGICYAGDLIHDYTGIPVPGNILGMLILLLLLCLKIVKLDQIREVSDFFLKRLSFFFLPPAIGLMLVGDDVKSQWPLLLFLCIVITIITMVTTGWTVQLLSKKNKNKN